TGACGAAACATTTACCGAAACATTCGATACAATCCTGATGCTTATGAATGGCTCTGGAATTATCGGAAAACTGAATAATATGCCCGGATTCTTCCAACGGATGAAACGTATTCTCCGCCCCGGTGGATGTATACTCATGGATTCCAGCGATTTGCGCTATCTTTTTGAAGAAGAGGACGGCAGCATAGTTATTGATCTGGCCGGAGATTATTATGGAGAGATTGACTTCCAAATGCAATATAAAAATGTAAAAGGAGACACATTCGACTGGTTATATGTAGATTTTCAGACTCTTAGCTTATACGCTTCCGAATGTGGTTTTAAGGCAGAACTGGTGAAAGAAGGAAAACATTACGATTACCTGGTCAAACTTAGCATTGCTTGAGAAGCTCATCATTATATAGTGACGGTATGCTTCCCGGATAGCGACACTATATAACCAAAATAGTGACACCATCACATCAGGATAGCGTCACTATTTTTATATACTCATAAATGTTCTGTCAGAAACATCTGATGAAGGCTTTCTTTTATTTCAGCATTTCATTAATCGCCTGTACAAGAGAAGCAAACTCTTCTTCATTATACAAACGAGTCAGTTTTACAATTTTCCCTTCCTTGTCGATTAACACATTTCTTGTTATTCCGGATTCACGTAATGCATATTTTGCAAAAATATCAGCACCCGGGTCCAGTCCTAACGGATAAGTCACTCCGGTGGCCTTAGCAAAAGCCAGTACTTTGTCAAGAGGTTCGTCACGATCAATGCCAATTAAAGCAAAGTCAGGATTATTTTTATGCTTCAGCCAAATATCCTTTTCGATAAACGGCATTTCTTTACGACAAACTCCACACCAACTGGCAGTAAACTGCAACATGACCACTTTACCACGAAGGGAAGATAAACTCACTTGCTTACCATCTGTCAAGGTAATCGTAAAATCCGGAGCCGTCTCTCCTACCCGAACAATATATCCTGTACTGTCTGCCCGAACAGATATAGTATCCGCAGCTACTTCTACACTATCTGTTGCAACCTCTACATTTGCCGTCCCCTTTTTCTGTCCGGAACAAGCCCATATACCTATGGCTAAAAGCGCCATATTACATACATTCATAATTTTCATTTTCATTTTCATCTAATCATTGGTTACTTTGCAAATATAAAAAAAGTGTGCGATGTATTTGCATTTTTAAAAGAAATTCATACCTTTGCACCCGCAAAAGAAAAAATGCCTCTTTAGCTCAGTTGGCCAGAGCACGTGATTTGTAATCTCGGGGTCGTTGGTTCGAATCCGACAAGAGGCTCTCCAGAATAAATGCTGTTTATCACATCAGATAAGCAGCATTTTTTATTAAGTCTCCTCTCAATATCTCTGTTTACAAAATGCGGGTCAATGTAAAAAACAGGTTGAAGTGTTAAAAAACTACCCGAGTGTGAGATTCTTTTTAGGCGCATAGCTTGGAGAGTCTGAACAGAAAGAATGGGATATCAGTAACGCCTCGGAATTGACTTCTGAATGCC
The Bacteroides luhongzhouii DNA segment above includes these coding regions:
- a CDS encoding class I SAM-dependent methyltransferase: MATTTLSAEKDPMGTAISDYFNHHRADRLRVFSSQFEEDEIPVKELFRSTQSMPILERTALQMATGRILDVGAGSGCHALALQEMGKEVCAIDISPLSVEVMQQRGVNDPRLINLFDETFTETFDTILMLMNGSGIIGKLNNMPGFFQRMKRILRPGGCILMDSSDLRYLFEEEDGSIVIDLAGDYYGEIDFQMQYKNVKGDTFDWLYVDFQTLSLYASECGFKAELVKEGKHYDYLVKLSIA
- a CDS encoding TlpA family protein disulfide reductase; amino-acid sequence: MKMKIMNVCNMALLAIGIWACSGQKKGTANVEVATDSVEVAADTISVRADSTGYIVRVGETAPDFTITLTDGKQVSLSSLRGKVVMLQFTASWCGVCRKEMPFIEKDIWLKHKNNPDFALIGIDRDEPLDKVLAFAKATGVTYPLGLDPGADIFAKYALRESGITRNVLIDKEGKIVKLTRLYNEEEFASLVQAINEMLK